In the genome of Dermatobacter hominis, the window GGTCGAACAGCCGGCCGACGAGCTGCAGCGCGACGTCCTTGAACGCGAGCGTCGGGCCCCGGAACAGCTCGAGCAGGTGCAGCTCGGGGCCGTCGCCCTCGACGCCCCCCGGGCCGCCGGCGGAGCCGAGCGGCACGACCGGGCACACGTCGGGCGTGTCGAACGTGGCGTACGCCTCGTGGACGAGCCGCTCGAACGAGTCCCGGTCGAGCGCGCCGGGGGCGTCGTCGCCGTCGACGAACGGCCACATGACCCGGGCCGCGACCTCGGGGTAGCTCAGCCCGCGCAGCTCCTCGAGCGGCGGCAGCTCGGGCCAGCGCTCGGGCAGGTAGAGCCCGCCGTCGTCGGCCAGCCCGGCGAGCAGGACGTCGGAGAACCCGAGCACGGGCGCGGCACCGCGGGTGGACACGTAGCGCACGTCGGTCGCTCCCCTCAGTCCTGGCCGATGACCCTGAGCACCGAGCCGATCGAGCGCACCGCGTCGAGCCCGCGCAGCTCCTGCAACGTGGACCGCAGGTCGGCCTCGCGCGCCTCGTGCGTGATGAACGTGAGCCGTGCGCCCGACGTGGCGTCGTCGAGCGACTCCTGCTCCATCGACCGGATCGACACCCCGTGGGCGCCGAACACGCCCGCCACCGCGGCGAGCACGCCGGGCCGGTCCTCGACGACCAGGTTCAGGTAGAAGGCGGACCGCAGCTCGTCGATCGGCCGGATGCGCGCCTTGGCGAACGAGCCCAGCGACGCGTGCGTGCCCTTGGCCAGGTTGGCCGCGGCGTCGACGACGTCGCCGAGCACCGCCGAGGCCGTCGGGAACCCGCCGGCGCCCCGCCCGTAGAACATCAGGTCGCCGACCGCGGCGCCCTCGACGAAGACGGCGTTGAAGCTGTCGCGCACCGACGCGAGCGGGTGGGCGTCGGGCACCATCGCCGGGTGGACCCGAACGGCCACCGACCCGTCGTCGTAGCGCTCGGCGATGGCGAGCAGCTTGATCTGGAAGCCGAGCCGGCGGGCGTGGTCGATGTCGGTCGACGTGACGCCGGCGATGCCCTCGTGGAAGACGTCGCCCGCCACGACCTTCGAACCGAAGGCGATCGTGGCGATGATCGCCGCCTTGGCGCCGGCGTCGAAGCCCTCGACGTCCGCGGTCGGGTCGCGCTCGGCGTAGCCCAGGCTCTGCGCCTCGGCGAGCGCCTCGGCGTAGCTCCACCCCTCCTCGGTCATCTTCGTGAGGATGTAGTTGGTGGTGCCGTTGACGATGCCCATCACCCGGGACAGGTCCTCGCCGACGAGCGATTCGCGCAGCGGCCGCACCAGCGGGATGCC includes:
- a CDS encoding homoserine dehydrogenase; this translates as MSNPSSAERTVNIGLLGCGNVGAALVELVRDRGDEIAARTGLRLQVSRVAVRSLSKERGVDLPPDVLTTDAESVATDPGVDLVVEVIGGIEPARELIVDALKAGKPVVTANKELLANVGGELYAVAESSGVDLLFEAAVAGGIPLVRPLRESLVGEDLSRVMGIVNGTTNYILTKMTEEGWSYAEALAEAQSLGYAERDPTADVEGFDAGAKAAIIATIAFGSKVVAGDVFHEGIAGVTSTDIDHARRLGFQIKLLAIAERYDDGSVAVRVHPAMVPDAHPLASVRDSFNAVFVEGAAVGDLMFYGRGAGGFPTASAVLGDVVDAAANLAKGTHASLGSFAKARIRPIDELRSAFYLNLVVEDRPGVLAAVAGVFGAHGVSIRSMEQESLDDATSGARLTFITHEAREADLRSTLQELRGLDAVRSIGSVLRVIGQD